One Kallotenue papyrolyticum genomic window carries:
- a CDS encoding M61 family metallopeptidase, translated as MQITYTLSFAPAQHLIDVAIDVTQITAPQVDFALPAWTPGSYLIREYARHVQEVRAWADDQPCAWRKLDKHTWRVFSNGAATLRFSYRVYGHELSVRTNHVDDTHAHVIPAATLMYVVGATAQPLTLEVRPPAGWQVATGLEASGPNRFIADDYDHLVDAPLEIGTHRVLRFAVDGKPHRIVIWGRGNEDEARLIADTQRIVETQRDFWGGLPYAHYTFFLLLGDDEARGGLEHRNSTSLLLPRFVFRDPKRYERYLTLVSHEFFHVWNVKRLRAAGLGPFDYGCETYTTLLWVMEGLTEYYTDLLLVRAGLLTPERYLERLADDILKLQSTPGRALQSLECSSWDTWIKLYRPDENSDNTSISYYLKGAIIGALLDLEIRRRTANRHSLDAVMRWLYRAYPLDGPGLPDREAILAALQEVTGQDFSDFFARYIGGVDELSYDQVFAAAGLRLSWNWSAEQAGRPWLGLRTRSNGGLKVASVLRDGPAYAVGISPGDEIIAVDGWRVRNEEALRERIGDYRPGEQVTILVARRDELRSYTLTLAAAPHDRLRIERVEQPDELQQRIYASWLGQAQPG; from the coding sequence ATGCAGATCACCTACACCCTGTCGTTCGCGCCCGCGCAGCACTTGATCGATGTGGCGATCGATGTCACGCAGATCACTGCGCCACAGGTGGACTTCGCGCTGCCGGCCTGGACGCCGGGCTCGTATCTGATCCGCGAGTATGCGCGCCATGTCCAGGAGGTGCGTGCCTGGGCCGATGATCAACCGTGCGCCTGGCGCAAGCTCGACAAGCATACCTGGCGCGTCTTCAGCAACGGTGCTGCGACGCTGCGCTTCAGCTATCGCGTGTATGGGCATGAATTGAGCGTGCGCACCAACCATGTCGATGACACGCACGCGCATGTGATCCCGGCGGCAACCCTAATGTACGTGGTCGGCGCGACTGCGCAGCCGTTGACGCTGGAGGTGCGCCCACCGGCCGGCTGGCAGGTGGCTACCGGGCTGGAGGCGAGCGGGCCGAACCGCTTCATCGCCGACGACTATGATCACCTGGTGGATGCGCCACTGGAGATCGGCACGCACCGTGTGCTGCGCTTCGCGGTGGACGGTAAGCCGCATCGCATCGTGATCTGGGGACGCGGCAACGAGGACGAAGCGCGCCTGATCGCCGATACACAGCGCATTGTTGAAACGCAGCGCGATTTTTGGGGCGGGCTGCCCTACGCGCACTATACCTTCTTTCTGCTGCTGGGCGACGACGAGGCGCGCGGCGGACTGGAGCATCGCAATTCGACCTCGCTGTTGTTGCCGCGCTTCGTCTTTCGCGATCCCAAGCGCTACGAACGCTACCTGACGCTGGTGAGTCACGAATTCTTCCATGTCTGGAATGTCAAACGCCTGCGCGCCGCCGGCTTGGGGCCGTTCGACTATGGCTGTGAGACCTACACGACCCTGCTGTGGGTCATGGAAGGGTTGACCGAGTACTACACCGATCTGCTGCTGGTGCGCGCCGGGCTGCTCACGCCGGAGCGCTACCTGGAGCGCCTGGCCGACGATATTCTCAAACTCCAGTCCACGCCTGGCCGGGCGCTGCAGAGCCTGGAATGCTCATCGTGGGATACCTGGATCAAGCTCTACCGTCCCGACGAGAACAGCGACAACACATCGATCTCCTACTATCTCAAGGGTGCGATCATCGGCGCGCTGCTCGACCTGGAGATTCGCCGCCGCACGGCAAACCGGCACTCGCTTGACGCGGTGATGCGCTGGCTGTATCGGGCCTATCCGCTCGACGGGCCGGGGCTGCCCGATCGCGAAGCCATACTGGCGGCGCTCCAGGAAGTGACCGGTCAGGACTTCAGCGACTTTTTTGCGCGCTACATCGGTGGTGTGGATGAGCTGTCCTACGATCAGGTCTTTGCCGCCGCCGGGCTGCGCCTGAGCTGGAACTGGAGCGCCGAGCAGGCAGGCCGCCCGTGGCTGGGCCTGCGTACGCGGAGCAACGGCGGATTGAAGGTGGCCAGTGTGCTGCGCGACGGACCGGCCTACGCGGTGGGCATCAGCCCGGGCGATGAGATCATCGCCGTGGACGGCTGGCGTGTGCGCAACGAGGAAGCGCTGCGCGAGCGCATCGGCGACTACCGGCCGGGCGAGCAGGTGACGATCCTGGTGGCGCGTCGCGACGAACTGCGCAGCTACACGCTGACGCTGGCTGCCGCGCCTCATGATCGGCTGCGCATCGAGCGCGTGGAGCAGCCGGATGAGCTGCAACAGCGTATCTATGCCTCGTGGTTGGGCCAGGCACAGCCGGGCTAG
- a CDS encoding RHS repeat-associated core domain-containing protein, giving the protein MGRWQRWSAWLTVVFIASVALPGAQPAARASATVSAQRAPEQPPSPPLRQVAPLSDPMLPSLVIDVQANPDPIALGEPLTISVAILNQAQVAAQQVEISLPVPAHSRPAANAALQSDGRAWHWTIAELPGGATATLTATLTLDRVPASGAVVLRPTVHAQRLTMPVQAVGGALVLPEDGLASRFVPGQAGRLRSADGRIEVELPARAARRALQLRQRWRAPAGERVPPGQRRLLPPFFLNAEDERGQAVHRFDQPLTLRVRYSDEQVLVRGWDESALALFWFDDEGTQQWMPIPAQVDAERNEITAQVDHFSAFTIGDLASPSTAFVPSLKAWQVGLFSGSATYSYPLELPAGPAGVKPNLTLSYTSNAIDGDSGMHQVFQAGWAGLGWSLETGAVARNSIVINPTTGAMFDTFTIVVNGQSHQLVRAEPLVTQPDEHNPTHWAWRPTDETYIRVRAVPNGASWDGNPGRGGLVNGVWQPRYTWVLWAKDGTRYEFAEDLWYGWDRCAVANEAEFEAYKWLLTRVIDPHGNIISYTYARNTWTGGEVRCDPWRYARGTVDRDAWPVLVEWGAHAGSGTPARYRLEFVSTAREQDTQFDGADNQYGGKLNGAPRQTRRLLALRVFSNPSGNAWELLREYRLSTDYSLSPDRVVNGQPDRANPKLTLKAIQVIASDGSSALPAMTFGYGSTPDVSADACTGTSWPRGDWNRLTQVENGYGGRVTFTYEQIGVASCKRIFRNHRRITSKTVSDGRGNSFTWTYRYSNPAMNSLGWRLTGRDDPNATQEYPNSAVLFYNTYWDALHNNQHWLATRPLKEFRGHGLVVETDPYGWQTEHWFYQGDVGCVPTTGGDAILNDACFQHLRDREVLKGREYKTMLRTPAASGSHWLKETQQSYTVTFLDYSHAPLTGLWRAWHAATETRELAWEAMEGLTNPVVKTTRYLYDDEGIAYINGSTTGSNARYGNLGRVEEYDQRGTRVRITKYYYAIRDDATSYLADRVWATVVFDTTWQVLAYTAQFYDDASDPRVMGRRGLLTRVSRLYAAGASGALGDTLSSADTTYAYDAYGNRTRVTTYADAGSSWISNGLRVWGTPGNGSAARTTTTDYDAIFHAFPVRVTNALGHVEQADYDWRMGTLTRVTDANQAVTQAAYDGFGRLIGIARPGDTLGQPTQWAIYDDWAQPMRITVAAREQSGQSHSRPTVLFYDGLGQLIQSKRESNDGQQQIVTDTRYDALGRTIATSQPRYVDHSQATPFWEYVTPGSEVRWTTTSYDGLGRTLRVTHPDGSFVGYHYGIYEGLVFHDVADQNRHRTYAMYDSLGRRVKVRELSGDCSPPSWGYPWHWPEYACGGSFTTTWADDATTTYSYSPLDLLTQVTDAKGNVTTISYDALGRKIEMRDPDMGTWRYRYDANGNLIEQTDAKGQTITFRYDALDRLTAKTASDGRASTYTYDEAFGSGTGRRTSMRTSLNGAQQSSSSFWYDARGRTTARSFTIAGLAGVREMRWSYDAADRVTAITYPSGETVSYTYDAAWRQTSACSSLGVCYASNASYTALDQPIQLTFGNGLLQRWDYTSPMQRVQQIRVGPSSNPGLHFNRSYTYESNGNVATIRDGLVGQTQHFRYDHRDRLTRAWTSESTSNAYDHSYTYDAIGNLTSKAGVSYSYGSNGNGTGAGPHQARTVGGQAYTYDAVGNLLSGGGRTYTWQADNLPASISSGGATETYTYDADGARLTRTAGGVTTVYVGGLYEEDLGSSGTRALYQFNGQIIAQRSSDSGGLIYLHGDHLGSVSLATNASGAVVSRQDFDPWGSIRSGGISQTALNYTGQRKDGTGLLYYHARYYDPVLARFISADSVVPGAPDGSMDGVALTPLTVDFHETGFVTELNAENRQGFWFQLTQTQRQEANAPWGPQNPQALNRYAYVQNNPLRYTDPTGHAPLALGLVFFVPGVGQAALLAVGAVVLVGSAVLLVDAGVKIYRKHHHVVQPIPGRPFRGRNAPEQAYGHLEKYHGVDRKTARNRLHKLKEQAGLAPDDDVVIGRTGDVYDERTGERIGSLTDPSLGKER; this is encoded by the coding sequence ATGGGGCGTTGGCAGCGCTGGTCGGCCTGGTTGACCGTTGTCTTCATCGCAAGCGTCGCGTTACCTGGCGCACAGCCCGCCGCCCGAGCCTCGGCCACCGTCAGCGCGCAACGCGCGCCGGAGCAGCCGCCCAGTCCCCCACTGCGCCAGGTCGCACCGCTCAGCGATCCCATGCTGCCCAGCCTGGTGATCGACGTGCAGGCCAATCCCGACCCAATCGCCCTCGGCGAGCCGTTGACCATCAGTGTTGCGATCCTCAACCAAGCGCAGGTAGCTGCCCAGCAGGTGGAGATCAGCCTGCCGGTTCCGGCGCACAGCAGGCCGGCAGCCAACGCCGCGCTGCAGTCTGATGGCCGCGCCTGGCACTGGACCATTGCGGAGTTGCCGGGAGGCGCGACCGCTACGCTCACGGCAACGCTGACGCTCGACCGCGTGCCGGCGAGCGGCGCGGTGGTGCTGCGGCCAACCGTGCACGCGCAGCGGCTCACCATGCCGGTGCAGGCGGTTGGCGGCGCGCTGGTCTTACCAGAGGATGGCCTCGCGAGCCGGTTTGTCCCCGGCCAGGCGGGTCGGCTGCGCAGCGCGGATGGGCGTATCGAGGTTGAGCTGCCGGCCAGGGCAGCGCGGCGCGCGCTGCAGCTACGCCAGCGCTGGCGTGCGCCCGCCGGGGAACGGGTACCGCCCGGTCAGCGGCGTCTGCTACCGCCGTTCTTCTTGAACGCCGAAGACGAGCGTGGTCAGGCCGTGCACCGCTTCGATCAGCCGCTGACGCTGCGCGTGCGCTATAGCGATGAGCAGGTGCTGGTGCGCGGCTGGGATGAGAGTGCGCTGGCTCTCTTCTGGTTCGACGACGAGGGTACGCAGCAGTGGATGCCTATTCCGGCCCAGGTGGATGCCGAGCGCAACGAAATCACGGCACAGGTCGATCATTTCAGCGCCTTCACCATAGGTGATCTGGCCTCGCCATCCACGGCCTTTGTACCGAGTCTGAAGGCGTGGCAAGTCGGCCTGTTTAGTGGCAGCGCTACCTATAGCTACCCCCTGGAACTGCCCGCCGGCCCTGCAGGTGTGAAACCAAACCTGACGCTCAGCTACACCAGCAACGCGATCGATGGCGATAGCGGCATGCATCAAGTGTTTCAGGCTGGCTGGGCTGGGCTGGGGTGGAGCCTGGAGACCGGCGCCGTGGCGCGCAACAGCATCGTGATCAACCCCACAACCGGCGCGATGTTCGACACCTTCACCATTGTGGTGAACGGCCAGTCCCATCAACTGGTGCGCGCCGAGCCGCTGGTCACCCAGCCGGATGAACATAATCCCACACATTGGGCCTGGCGCCCAACCGACGAAACCTATATCCGCGTTCGCGCGGTGCCCAACGGCGCCTCCTGGGATGGCAACCCAGGGCGCGGTGGTCTGGTCAATGGCGTCTGGCAACCGCGCTACACCTGGGTGCTGTGGGCCAAGGATGGAACGCGCTACGAATTCGCCGAAGACCTCTGGTATGGCTGGGATCGCTGCGCCGTTGCCAACGAGGCGGAGTTTGAAGCCTACAAATGGTTGCTGACGCGGGTGATCGATCCGCACGGCAATATCATCTCCTACACCTATGCGCGCAACACCTGGACCGGCGGCGAAGTGCGTTGTGATCCGTGGCGCTATGCACGCGGCACGGTGGACCGTGACGCCTGGCCGGTGCTGGTGGAGTGGGGCGCCCATGCCGGGAGTGGCACGCCGGCGCGCTACCGGTTAGAGTTCGTGTCGACCGCGCGCGAGCAGGACACGCAATTCGATGGCGCCGACAACCAGTATGGCGGCAAGCTCAACGGTGCGCCCCGCCAGACCCGGCGCCTGCTGGCGTTGCGTGTCTTCAGCAATCCGAGTGGCAACGCCTGGGAACTGCTGCGCGAGTATCGCCTGAGCACGGACTACAGCCTCAGCCCCGATCGGGTCGTCAACGGTCAGCCGGATCGGGCCAACCCCAAGCTGACGCTCAAGGCGATCCAGGTGATCGCCAGTGATGGTAGCAGCGCCTTGCCGGCGATGACCTTTGGTTATGGATCGACACCCGACGTGAGCGCCGATGCCTGCACCGGTACGAGCTGGCCGCGCGGTGACTGGAATCGTCTGACCCAGGTCGAGAACGGCTATGGCGGACGGGTGACCTTTACCTACGAACAGATCGGTGTTGCAAGCTGCAAGCGTATCTTCCGCAACCACCGCCGCATCACCAGCAAAACAGTCAGCGATGGTCGTGGCAACAGCTTCACCTGGACGTATCGCTATAGCAATCCGGCGATGAATTCGCTGGGCTGGCGCCTGACCGGCAGGGACGATCCCAACGCTACGCAGGAATATCCCAACTCAGCGGTGCTCTTCTACAACACCTACTGGGATGCCCTGCACAACAACCAGCACTGGCTGGCGACGCGGCCACTCAAAGAGTTTCGCGGCCATGGGCTGGTGGTTGAGACCGATCCATATGGCTGGCAAACCGAGCACTGGTTCTACCAGGGCGATGTCGGGTGCGTGCCCACCACCGGCGGCGACGCGATCCTCAACGATGCCTGTTTCCAACACCTGCGTGACCGCGAAGTCCTCAAAGGACGCGAATACAAAACCATGCTGCGCACTCCGGCAGCCAGCGGGAGCCACTGGCTCAAGGAGACGCAGCAGAGCTACACCGTCACCTTCCTGGACTATTCGCACGCGCCGCTGACCGGCTTGTGGCGCGCCTGGCATGCCGCCACCGAAACGCGCGAGCTGGCCTGGGAGGCTATGGAGGGGCTGACCAATCCGGTGGTCAAGACCACACGCTACCTCTACGATGATGAAGGGATCGCCTACATCAACGGCAGCACGACCGGCAGCAACGCACGCTATGGCAACCTGGGGCGGGTCGAGGAGTACGATCAACGTGGCACGCGGGTGCGCATTACTAAGTATTACTATGCCATTCGCGATGATGCGACCAGCTACCTTGCCGATCGGGTGTGGGCGACGGTGGTCTTCGACACCACCTGGCAGGTGCTGGCCTACACGGCACAGTTCTATGACGATGCCAGCGATCCGCGGGTGATGGGCCGGCGCGGCTTGCTGACGCGCGTGAGCCGGCTCTACGCTGCCGGCGCGAGCGGAGCGCTCGGTGATACACTGTCCAGCGCCGACACGACCTACGCCTATGACGCCTACGGCAATCGCACACGGGTGACCACCTATGCTGATGCGGGCAGCTCGTGGATCAGCAACGGCCTGCGTGTTTGGGGCACGCCGGGCAACGGCAGCGCGGCGCGCACAACCACAACCGACTATGATGCGATCTTCCATGCCTTTCCCGTGCGGGTGACCAACGCCCTGGGCCACGTCGAGCAGGCCGACTACGACTGGCGCATGGGCACCTTGACGCGAGTCACCGACGCCAACCAGGCCGTGACCCAGGCGGCCTACGATGGATTTGGGCGACTGATCGGCATAGCGCGTCCAGGCGACACGCTGGGACAGCCGACCCAATGGGCCATCTATGATGACTGGGCGCAGCCAATGCGCATTACCGTCGCAGCGCGCGAGCAGAGTGGTCAGTCCCACAGTCGGCCCACGGTGCTGTTCTACGACGGCCTGGGGCAACTGATCCAGAGCAAGCGTGAAAGCAACGATGGGCAACAGCAGATCGTCACCGACACACGCTATGATGCGCTAGGACGCACGATCGCCACATCACAGCCGCGGTATGTCGATCACAGCCAAGCTACACCGTTCTGGGAATACGTCACGCCCGGCAGCGAGGTGCGCTGGACGACGACGAGCTATGATGGGCTGGGCCGCACACTGCGCGTGACACATCCTGATGGCAGCTTCGTTGGCTATCACTATGGCATCTACGAAGGATTAGTCTTCCACGATGTGGCGGATCAAAATCGCCATCGGACCTATGCGATGTACGATAGCCTCGGGCGGCGCGTGAAGGTCCGCGAGTTGAGCGGCGACTGTTCCCCCCCTTCCTGGGGCTATCCCTGGCACTGGCCAGAGTATGCCTGTGGTGGATCGTTCACGACGACCTGGGCTGATGACGCCACCACGACCTATAGCTACAGTCCGCTGGATCTGCTGACGCAGGTCACAGATGCGAAGGGCAATGTCACGACCATCAGTTACGACGCGCTGGGGCGCAAGATCGAGATGCGCGACCCCGATATGGGCACCTGGCGCTACCGCTACGATGCCAACGGCAACCTGATCGAGCAAACGGATGCCAAGGGGCAAACCATCACCTTCCGCTACGACGCGCTCGACCGCCTGACGGCCAAAACCGCCAGCGACGGACGGGCGAGCACCTACACCTACGACGAAGCCTTCGGCAGCGGCACAGGTCGGCGCACCTCGATGAGGACTTCGCTCAACGGGGCCCAGCAATCCTCCTCCAGCTTCTGGTACGATGCGCGTGGCCGCACCACCGCTCGTAGCTTCACGATCGCCGGCCTGGCGGGCGTTCGCGAGATGCGCTGGAGCTACGACGCCGCCGACCGCGTGACGGCGATCACCTACCCGAGCGGTGAGACGGTCAGCTACACCTACGATGCGGCCTGGCGGCAAACGAGCGCCTGTTCCAGCCTGGGCGTCTGCTACGCCAGCAATGCCAGCTACACCGCCCTCGATCAACCGATCCAGCTCACGTTCGGCAACGGGCTGCTCCAGCGCTGGGACTACACCAGCCCCATGCAGCGCGTGCAGCAGATCCGCGTCGGGCCGAGCAGCAACCCGGGGCTGCACTTCAACCGCTCCTACACCTATGAGTCAAACGGCAACGTGGCCACGATTCGTGATGGACTGGTCGGCCAAACACAGCATTTCCGCTACGACCACCGTGATCGCCTCACGCGCGCCTGGACGAGCGAAAGCACCAGCAACGCCTATGATCACAGCTACACGTACGACGCGATCGGCAATCTCACCAGCAAAGCCGGCGTGAGCTACAGCTACGGATCGAACGGCAACGGGACCGGCGCGGGACCGCACCAGGCGCGGACGGTGGGCGGGCAGGCGTATACCTACGACGCGGTCGGCAACCTGCTCAGCGGCGGCGGGCGGACGTACACCTGGCAGGCGGACAACCTGCCGGCGAGCATCAGCAGCGGCGGCGCAACCGAGACCTACACCTACGACGCGGACGGCGCACGCCTCACGCGCACGGCCGGCGGCGTGACGACGGTGTACGTGGGCGGACTGTACGAAGAAGACCTCGGCAGCAGCGGCACGCGCGCGCTCTACCAATTCAACGGGCAGATCATCGCCCAGCGCAGCAGCGACTCAGGCGGCCTGATTTACCTCCACGGCGACCACCTCGGCAGCGTGAGTCTGGCGACGAACGCCAGCGGCGCGGTCGTGAGTCGCCAGGACTTCGACCCGTGGGGCAGCATCCGCAGCGGCGGCATCAGCCAGACCGCGCTCAACTACACCGGGCAGCGCAAAGATGGCACCGGCTTATTGTATTATCATGCACGGTATTACGATCCGGTGCTGGCGCGCTTCATCTCCGCTGACTCCGTGGTGCCGGGCGCGCCGGACGGTAGCATGGATGGCGTGGCGCTCACGCCGCTCACGGTGGACTTCCACGAGACCGGCTTTGTGACGGAACTCAACGCGGAGAACCGGCAGGGGTTCTGGTTCCAGTTGACGCAGACGCAACGACAGGAGGCGAACGCGCCGTGGGGACCACAAAATCCGCAGGCGCTCAATCGCTACGCCTATGTCCAGAATAATCCGCTGCGGTATACCGATCCGACGGGGCATGCACCTTTAGCACTGGGGCTGGTCTTTTTTGTTCCCGGAGTCGGGCAGGCTGCATTATTAGCCGTCGGCGCGGTCGTTCTGGTAGGCAGTGCTGTCCTGCTAGTTGACGCAGGTGTCAAGATATATCGAAAGCACCATCATGTGGTTCAACCGATACCGGGCCGACCGTTCAGAGGGCGGAATGCCCCTGAACAAGCATATGGACACTTGGAGAAGTATCATGGAGTCGATCGCAAAACGGCTAGGAATCGACTGCATAAGCTTAAGGAACAAGCAGGACTTGCTCCAGATGACGACGTAGTCATCGGCCGAACCGGTGATGTGTACGACGAAAGAACGGGCGAACGTATAGGCAGCTTAACAGATCCAAGCTTAGGAAAGGAACGGTAG